TATGGCGCGGCGCTTAATCCGCTCAATCCGCTGACGGTGACGTTGGGGGTGGCCAACGTGTCCTTTGTGGCGCAGGCGGTCGACTGGATCCCGGATCTGCTTTATGACATCCTGCAAAAAGCCTATCATCACAAGGGCTTTTCCTTCATCCGCATCCTGCAACGCTGCCCGAACTTCATGGATCATCATTTTGATGAGGCGGTGCGGGATCCGCTCAAGACCCGCATCCTGACCCATGCAGACGGGTTGCGGCTGAAACCGGAAATTTCCCGGATCTACAAGAATCAGGAAACCCACGACCCAATCAACATGGAGCGGGCCTTGGCTCTGGCCGCGATGCAGGAGGAGCTGCCGGTCGGCATCCTCTATAACAACCCGTCGGTGCCTTGCTATGACGAATTGCGGGCAGGCGAGCGGCCCAGCACGCCGGGGCTGGTGGAAACCGTCCTCAATGAGGAATTCGACAAGGTGGGCATCTGGCCGCAAAGCCAGCCAACGCCACAAGCCGGGGAGTAGAGATCATGGCACAAGCACAAATCATTGCGGCGCCCATGACACCAAAGACGCCAACAGACCCGCACCCTGCCGGGGCGCAATCCCGCCTGTTGCCGGCTTTGTTTGCCCGCTACGGGAATTTGACCGCCCTGCGGCACGATTATCCGCTGGTGTTGGTGGAAGGGGAAGATGCTCCGCAAATCATCCGGCCCCTCAGCCGGATTGTCGATGATGCCCTGAAAGCCGCCGCGCCATTGGGACCAGACGGGGAAGCCATGCGGCAGCAGGTCTTGCAGCTGGAACAACGGATCCGCGAGAAGGTCGCAGAAGGCAACGAGGAGCTTCTCTCCGAGCTGTGGCGCCTTTGCGAGGCGGATCTGGTGCGCGAGAGTGGCGAAGCACCCTTCGGCCCGATGGATCGCAATATGGATCTGGCTCGACAGAAAGTGTCGGTCGATGGCAAGGTCATCGGCTGTGATGCGGCAACGCCGGACCGCATCCTTGGTCATGCCTGGCAGAAGGTGCATCACAAACGCGCCCGGCAGTTCCGCAAAAAGGTAGACGGCCTGATCCTCAAGCTGACCGATATCCTGAAGTCGGATCATATGAAATCGGACGAGGCCCACAGTGCCGATGCCCTGTCAAAGGCGATGGGCATGGACACTGACAACTCGATCGATTTTTCGATGTTGTCGGATATGCTGCATCGGGTGCAACCGGAAGACCGGCTGCCACAAGACCGGGTTGAGCGGATCAAGCATGCGCTTCATGTGCTTCAGACACAGGCCTTCTTCGGCCCGGGTCGGGCGTCCTACACCGAGCCGGGCAAGGCGATCTGCTACAGCTATGTCTTTACCAGCTGTTCGAGCGCGCTTGACGCCTATCGGGAGCGCCTTCCCAGTGTGGTCGAGTTCGTCAAGGCGCTGACCATTGCCGAAATGGAAGTACAGAACAAATATGTCTCTGACTTGCATGACGGGATCTTTGCCACCTTTGACGAGCATGATCTGACGGCTGAACAAATGGCATTGCTGCCCTCGGCCATGATCTATCTGCGCGACGGGGTGACGGATAGTGCAGAATTGGCCCGGGCCTATGAGGCGCTGGCCTATGGTTTGCCGATCAAGGTGCTCATTCAGGTGGATGACGTGTTGGGGCCGACCTCACCGGAACCGCCGCGCAACTCGTTTGGCGCTGGCACACCAAAGCTTGCCGCCATGGCGATGGGCTTGAACAATGCCTTTGTGATGCAGACCAACAGCGCCCACCTCTACCGAATGCAGGATGCGTTGATGCATGGCATGGCCTATGACGGTCCGGCCATGTTCAGCCTCTATTCGGGAGCCAGTGAAACCGTTGAGGGGATCGCACCTTACATTCTGGCAGCCGCGGCAGCGGAATCCCGGGCCTTCCCCAACTTCACCTATGACCCGTCCGCCGGGCGGGATATTGCCGGGCGGTTCGACCTCTCGGCCAATCCGCAAGTGGAGGCTGACTGGCCGAGCCATGAAATCAGCTTTGAGGACCAGAATGGCAATGCGGTCACCGAGTCGGTGCAGTTCACCTATGGGGACTTTGCCCTGTGTGACCGGCGCTATCGCCGCTTCTGTCATCCCGTCAGCAAGAAAGGCTGGAGCGGTGACATGGTTGCCTTTGCCGAATGGATGAAGGTGCCGCTCAACAGCGACGACATTCGCCGCCCCTTTGTTCTGGGGGTCGACGATGATCTGCAAATGGCTCGCATTGTGGTGGATGACAAGATCTCCAGCGCTGCACGGCAATGCCTTGACGGCTGGAACCGGCTGCAGGAAATGGCTGGGATCAACAACTCCCACACTCTCGCGGCATTGGCAGCCGAACGGGTCAAGCGTGAGGATTTGGCTCGAGAGCAGGCCAATTCGGAACCGACAGCCCCAGTGGCTCCCACATTGTCCAGCGCACCAGTGGACCCGATCGTTGAAGCTGCCGAGGAAGCAGATGCGCCACCCGAAGGCAGCCCATGGATCGAAACGCCTCGTTGCACAACCTGCAACGAATGCCGCCAGATCAATGACCGGCTGTTTGGCTATAACGACAATCTGCAGGCCTATATCGCCGATCCGGATGCGGGCAGCTATCGGCAGTTGGTCGAAGCGGCCGAAAGCTGTCAGGTCAGCATCATCCATCCCGGTTTGCCACGGGATCCAGATGAGCCCAATCTGGATGAGCTGAAAGAACGCGCCAAGCTGTTCAACTAGTCTCGCCCAAAGCGCGATTCCAGAATCACCCCGGACAGGCAACAGCCTTTCCGGGGTTTTTCTTTTGCCCCGCTCGCTCATCCACATGGCGGATTGACGCAGAGTCAACGCTTTGGAACGCCTTATCTTTTTTGATCTTGCGTATGCTTTCCTCGTGGCCCATCCTGCGGTATCGTCTGTTTTCGGTGGCACTTGTCACGTTTTTATTGAATAGTACCTTGATTAAACGTTTAATTATAGAAATTTGTCGTTTGAATATAGTCCGTCCATGACCGGACGAGTGGGGAACTATGGTCAGTATCAAGGACATTGCAGCTGATGTGGGCGTCACGGCTGCAACCGTATCCAACGCATTGAATGGCAAAGGACGCGTCTCTGAAAAGCTGGTCGGACGCATCAAGGCGCGGGCCGAGGAGCTGGGTTATCGACCGAGTTCTGCTGCCATTGCCCTGAAAAGCGGGCGCAGCAACATTCTCGGACTGGTGATGCCAGATCTGACCAACCCCCTCTTTCCGCATCTTGCCCAAACCCTGTCCATGGCCGCAGAGGACCGCAATCTGGCAATCCTGATAGCCGATTCCCGCCGCAGTGCCACAGAGCAGCAACAGGCCATGCAACGGTTGGTGAGCCGCGGCATCGATGGCTTGATCATCGTGCCGCAAAGGGGAACGTCGCCAGCCCCGGTCTCCGTGCCGATGGCGATTATCAACGCGGCGTCTGACCCGCAAAACACGGTTTCGTCCGATCATCGTGGCGGCGGAGTGATAATCGCCCAACACATTTTTGAGTTGGGCCACAGACATGTCGCCCTGCTCGGCGAGGACCCGGTTTCCGAGGTGCAGCGCGACAGGATCACGGGTATGCAGTCGGTGCTGGATGGCCGGACCGAACTGAAAATCCAATGGGGGGATGCCGGTTTGGCTGCCCTTCCCCAGATTGTGAAGGATGGCGCAACGGCCATTTTGACCACTTCTGACATGCTGGCGCTGAAGGTCCGCTCGCTGTTGATGGAAATAGGCCTGAATGTGCCTGAGGATGTCAGCCTCACGGGCTTTGACGACACGACCTTCGGGCGCTTGATGTATCCGCCACTGACCACGATTTCACAGGATGCCAAAACCATCGCGGAAAAGGCTGTTGCCTTTCTCGCCAGCCAGATCGACGAACGCTGCAAACGCTTGGCGGCCAAGAAAGACACGCCCCCACTTGCAGCGCCACCCGAACCCGGCCAAACCATTCCCATGCATCTG
This DNA window, taken from Cohaesibacter intestini, encodes the following:
- a CDS encoding thiamine pyrophosphate-dependent enzyme, which encodes MTATMSQCLMNMVQTDYGIGDYQSAIAPRWCSGCGDTAILTAMQKLCRDEQLAPEKTVCVSGIGCASRLPHYMNAYGFHGIHGRALPIAEGIKIRRPDLNVFVTTGDGDCCSIGAAHWLHAIRYNMNMTVLLHDNNVYGLTKKQASPTSPKGLKSNTTPYGAALNPLNPLTVTLGVANVSFVAQAVDWIPDLLYDILQKAYHHKGFSFIRILQRCPNFMDHHFDEAVRDPLKTRILTHADGLRLKPEISRIYKNQETHDPINMERALALAAMQEELPVGILYNNPSVPCYDELRAGERPSTPGLVETVLNEEFDKVGIWPQSQPTPQAGE
- a CDS encoding ferredoxin, whose product is MAQAQIIAAPMTPKTPTDPHPAGAQSRLLPALFARYGNLTALRHDYPLVLVEGEDAPQIIRPLSRIVDDALKAAAPLGPDGEAMRQQVLQLEQRIREKVAEGNEELLSELWRLCEADLVRESGEAPFGPMDRNMDLARQKVSVDGKVIGCDAATPDRILGHAWQKVHHKRARQFRKKVDGLILKLTDILKSDHMKSDEAHSADALSKAMGMDTDNSIDFSMLSDMLHRVQPEDRLPQDRVERIKHALHVLQTQAFFGPGRASYTEPGKAICYSYVFTSCSSALDAYRERLPSVVEFVKALTIAEMEVQNKYVSDLHDGIFATFDEHDLTAEQMALLPSAMIYLRDGVTDSAELARAYEALAYGLPIKVLIQVDDVLGPTSPEPPRNSFGAGTPKLAAMAMGLNNAFVMQTNSAHLYRMQDALMHGMAYDGPAMFSLYSGASETVEGIAPYILAAAAAESRAFPNFTYDPSAGRDIAGRFDLSANPQVEADWPSHEISFEDQNGNAVTESVQFTYGDFALCDRRYRRFCHPVSKKGWSGDMVAFAEWMKVPLNSDDIRRPFVLGVDDDLQMARIVVDDKISSAARQCLDGWNRLQEMAGINNSHTLAALAAERVKREDLAREQANSEPTAPVAPTLSSAPVDPIVEAAEEADAPPEGSPWIETPRCTTCNECRQINDRLFGYNDNLQAYIADPDAGSYRQLVEAAESCQVSIIHPGLPRDPDEPNLDELKERAKLFN
- a CDS encoding LacI family DNA-binding transcriptional regulator, translating into MVSIKDIAADVGVTAATVSNALNGKGRVSEKLVGRIKARAEELGYRPSSAAIALKSGRSNILGLVMPDLTNPLFPHLAQTLSMAAEDRNLAILIADSRRSATEQQQAMQRLVSRGIDGLIIVPQRGTSPAPVSVPMAIINAASDPQNTVSSDHRGGGVIIAQHIFELGHRHVALLGEDPVSEVQRDRITGMQSVLDGRTELKIQWGDAGLAALPQIVKDGATAILTTSDMLALKVRSLLMEIGLNVPEDVSLTGFDDTTFGRLMYPPLTTISQDAKTIAEKAVAFLASQIDERCKRLAAKKDTPPLAAPPEPGQTIPMHLVARDSTSRPKKPSQQET